One segment of Danio aesculapii unplaced genomic scaffold, fDanAes4.1, whole genome shotgun sequence DNA contains the following:
- the LOC130220157 gene encoding nuclear mitotic apparatus protein 1-like: MCLQEQRNMTDDTKDMRLGESLRVPEKQQDTITDCLDFNLDGSFNVNAEETHRVGAENESEDTADDWMRIAELQARNKACLPHMKSSYPLESGPNVGVPALTVTDEDLRMGDPKETIRRAALHMLKPQDTHTSHTRKRRGAPLDNLNTSEPKQSRQSVMFTIANTPKKSMSRGRKDACKSSSLFSRALRPAATAANSRSPQTSNNGRKVEKA; the protein is encoded by the exons ATGTGCCTGCAGGAACAGAGAAACATGACTGATGACACTAAAGATATGAGACTCGGAGAAAGTCTAAGAGTCCCTGAGAaacaacaggacaccatcactgACTGCTTAGACTTTAATCTGGACGGTTCATTTAATGTTAACGCAGAGGAAACGCACCGTGTTGGAGCAGAGAATGAGTCGGAGGATACTGCAGACGACTGGATGCGCATCGCTGAACTACAGGCCCGAAACAAAGCCTGTCTGCCTCACATGAAGAGCAGCTATCCTCTGGAGTCTGGG CCCAATGTGGGAGTGCCGGCATTGACGGTAACAGACGAGGACCTGCGGATGGGGGACCCGAAAGAGACCATTCGCCGTGCGGCTTTACATATGTTAAAACCACAGGACACGCACACATCGCATACACGCAAGCGCAGAGGAGCTCCGCTGGATAACCTGAACACATCTGAG CCCAAGCAAAGTCGGCAGTCTGTGATGTTCACGATTGCTAATACTCCAAAGAAGAGCATGAGCAGAGGCCGTAAGGATGCCTGTAAATCCTCCTCATTGTTCAGTCGTGCTCTTCGTCCTGCGGCCACCGCTGCTAACAGCAGATCTCCTCAGACCTCCAACAATGGCAGAAAGGTAGAAAAAGCATAA